From the Chloroflexus aurantiacus J-10-fl genome, one window contains:
- the rnhA gene encoding ribonuclease HI, translating into MAQKKQFYLVVRGRNPGLYQQWSGEDGASAQVTGFPGALYKGFSTIAAAHEWVRSLPATEQTLALQLLADYEHAPHAEAEPDQNTQQPLSRPATSPSEDASSSSTNGIVMMYTDGSALGNPGPGGYGVVLRYNDHYQELTGGFRLTTNNRMELMACIVGLRALKRPVSVRLHSDSRYVVDAFRKGWIHRWQAQNWMRSETEPVKNADLWAELRLLCEGHQVEFVWVPGHQGVPDNERCHELAIAAAARPDLPPDVAFEMQWSRT; encoded by the coding sequence ATGGCGCAAAAAAAGCAATTCTATCTTGTGGTACGTGGCCGAAATCCCGGTCTCTATCAGCAGTGGTCAGGTGAGGATGGTGCATCTGCTCAGGTAACCGGCTTTCCCGGCGCACTCTACAAAGGCTTTTCAACCATAGCCGCCGCCCACGAGTGGGTAAGATCGTTGCCTGCGACCGAACAGACGCTGGCACTGCAATTGCTCGCTGACTACGAGCATGCGCCACACGCCGAAGCTGAACCGGATCAGAACACGCAACAGCCATTGTCACGACCGGCAACATCCCCCTCAGAGGACGCTTCTTCTTCCTCCACAAACGGGATTGTGATGATGTACACCGACGGTAGTGCTCTCGGCAATCCTGGGCCGGGCGGGTACGGCGTTGTGCTGCGCTACAATGACCATTACCAGGAACTCACCGGTGGTTTTCGGCTCACGACCAACAACCGCATGGAGTTAATGGCCTGTATTGTCGGGCTGCGTGCACTCAAGCGACCGGTGTCGGTACGCCTGCACAGCGACTCGCGCTACGTCGTCGATGCTTTTCGCAAAGGCTGGATACACCGCTGGCAGGCACAAAACTGGATGCGCAGCGAGACCGAACCGGTAAAAAATGCCGATCTCTGGGCTGAATTGCGCTTGCTGTGTGAAGGTCATCAGGTTGAGTTCGTCTGGGTGCCCGGTCATCAGGGCGTACCTGACAATGAACGTTGTCACGAACTGGCCATCGCTGCCGCAGCTCGCCCAGACCTGCCGCCGGATGTTGCCTTTGAGATGCAGTGGAGTCGCACATAA
- a CDS encoding ABC transporter substrate-binding protein, with the protein MKQTLTRRELLRLMMAGSGAAVLAACGAQSGQSTGQSPTAPAVVSQPGSTVKITYWGSFSGNLGEAEQAMVKAFNDSQDEVEVEYQFQGSYEETAQKFTAALQANTTPDVILLSDVWWFGFYLAGAITALDDLARQVNLDFSDYEPVLLNEGVRKGVHYWIPFARSTPLFYYNKDIWAEAGLPDRAPETWAEFAEWAPKLVKSDGSRAAFGHPNGASYIAWLFQGVVWQFGGQYSQPDFTMTMTDPNTLRAAQFYQDTVLKEKWAILSPNLNQDFIGGAIASMMASTGALAGIQATATFPVGVGFLPRETNFGCPTGGAGLAIVSRAPAEKQLAAMKYIAFATSSTNAGMWARSTGYMPVRISTKQTPEMVEFFNQNPNFKTAVDQLPKTRAQDAARVFVRNGDQIIGKGLERIIVNGETPSAVFAEVNNELTQAAQPILEDLKAVEG; encoded by the coding sequence ATGAAACAGACACTCACCCGGCGCGAATTGTTGCGCCTGATGATGGCAGGTAGCGGTGCGGCGGTGCTGGCGGCGTGTGGAGCACAAAGCGGACAATCAACCGGTCAGTCCCCCACTGCCCCGGCGGTTGTTAGCCAGCCCGGCTCGACGGTCAAGATCACGTATTGGGGATCGTTCAGCGGTAACCTGGGTGAAGCCGAGCAAGCGATGGTCAAGGCGTTCAACGACTCGCAAGACGAAGTTGAAGTCGAGTATCAGTTCCAGGGCAGCTACGAAGAGACCGCGCAGAAGTTTACGGCGGCCTTGCAGGCCAACACCACCCCCGATGTCATCCTGCTCTCGGATGTGTGGTGGTTCGGTTTCTACCTTGCCGGTGCAATCACCGCCCTCGATGATCTCGCCCGCCAGGTCAATCTCGACTTCAGCGATTACGAGCCGGTGTTGCTGAACGAAGGGGTACGCAAGGGTGTTCACTACTGGATTCCGTTTGCCCGCAGCACGCCACTCTTCTACTACAACAAAGACATTTGGGCCGAGGCCGGCCTACCCGACCGCGCACCAGAAACCTGGGCCGAGTTTGCGGAATGGGCACCAAAACTGGTGAAGAGTGATGGGAGCCGGGCAGCCTTTGGTCACCCTAACGGCGCCAGCTATATCGCGTGGCTCTTCCAGGGTGTCGTCTGGCAGTTCGGCGGTCAGTATTCGCAACCCGATTTCACCATGACCATGACCGATCCCAACACCCTGCGCGCTGCTCAGTTCTACCAGGACACCGTGCTCAAAGAGAAGTGGGCAATCCTCTCGCCCAATCTGAATCAGGACTTTATCGGTGGTGCGATTGCGTCGATGATGGCTTCAACCGGTGCTCTGGCCGGTATTCAGGCGACTGCTACCTTCCCGGTTGGCGTCGGCTTCCTGCCCCGCGAGACCAACTTCGGGTGTCCGACAGGTGGTGCCGGCCTGGCGATTGTCAGTCGCGCACCCGCCGAGAAGCAACTGGCCGCGATGAAGTACATCGCGTTTGCGACCAGTTCTACCAACGCCGGGATGTGGGCACGCAGCACTGGCTATATGCCGGTGCGCATCAGCACAAAGCAAACCCCGGAAATGGTTGAGTTCTTCAATCAGAACCCGAATTTCAAGACCGCAGTCGATCAGTTGCCGAAGACCCGTGCCCAGGATGCGGCTCGCGTGTTCGTGCGCAACGGCGATCAGATCATCGGCAAGGGCCTGGAGCGGATTATTGTCAATGGCGAAACACCAAGTGCCGTCTTCGCCGAGGTTAACAATGAATTGACCCAGGCTGCGCAGCCAATTCTGGAAGACCTGAAAGCTGTTGAGGGCTAG
- a CDS encoding sensor histidine kinase: MVARTLNPARTPVATPDEGLVTDLLPPMLILLATLAGAATGILLLNRWSGNFWPYLIIGLLLVCLAVSDRLRRRGDLRMASIVVVAAITLLPVLSCAAFGFTNNIFIYLSVLGVFAAGIIVSSRAPFRAGQAAILLYLLLLLGADLIGQPRPTWFEVIGHLLLLIALLFGAATLSWAAAYVVRGTISWAIDTAQKSERREQLLRETQATLERALLERDLLNEQLYRTTLELEEARAAAEAAYRSKSNFMATMSHELRTPLNIIIGFSTAMLEHPEMYGDVRIDEQVLQDIAEIRRSGQHLLGLINDILDLAKVEAGKLELNKTNLALGPLLEETLRTAQALINDRPIQLRREYREPLPTVFADEVRVRQVLLNLVSNACKFTHAGEIAVGARVDTNEIVLWVRDTGIGIAPADQERIFQQFEQIENADTRQHAGTGLGLSICRWLVELHGGRMWVESELGKGSIFFFSLPRTRAGSEPA, translated from the coding sequence ATGGTTGCGCGTACTCTCAACCCCGCTCGCACTCCGGTCGCAACACCCGATGAAGGGTTGGTCACCGACCTGTTACCACCGATGCTCATCCTGCTGGCTACGCTGGCGGGAGCGGCGACCGGTATTTTGCTCCTCAATCGCTGGAGTGGCAATTTCTGGCCCTACCTGATTATCGGCTTACTGCTCGTCTGTCTCGCGGTGAGTGATCGGCTGCGGCGGCGAGGCGATTTACGCATGGCCAGTATCGTTGTCGTTGCCGCGATAACATTATTGCCCGTGCTGAGTTGTGCTGCCTTTGGGTTTACAAACAATATCTTTATCTACCTCTCGGTACTGGGGGTTTTTGCTGCCGGGATCATAGTCTCGTCGCGCGCACCGTTTCGTGCCGGGCAGGCCGCGATTCTGCTGTACCTGCTTCTCTTGCTGGGTGCCGACCTGATCGGGCAGCCACGACCGACCTGGTTCGAGGTGATCGGTCATCTGTTGCTGCTGATCGCCTTGTTGTTCGGCGCAGCGACGCTCAGTTGGGCGGCAGCCTATGTGGTGCGCGGGACGATCAGTTGGGCGATTGATACGGCTCAAAAATCCGAGCGGCGTGAGCAGTTGCTGCGAGAGACGCAGGCGACGCTGGAGCGGGCACTGCTTGAGCGTGATCTCTTGAATGAGCAGCTCTACCGTACCACGCTTGAGCTTGAAGAAGCGCGTGCTGCTGCCGAAGCGGCGTATCGCTCGAAATCCAATTTTATGGCCACAATGTCGCACGAATTGCGTACTCCGCTCAACATTATTATCGGTTTCAGCACGGCGATGCTGGAACATCCTGAAATGTACGGTGATGTTCGGATTGATGAGCAGGTACTGCAAGACATCGCCGAAATCCGGCGGAGTGGTCAGCATCTGTTAGGGCTGATCAACGACATCCTCGATCTGGCGAAGGTTGAGGCCGGGAAACTTGAGCTGAACAAGACAAATCTGGCACTAGGCCCACTCCTTGAAGAAACGCTTCGTACTGCGCAGGCACTGATCAACGACCGCCCTATCCAGTTGCGCCGCGAGTATCGCGAACCATTGCCGACGGTGTTTGCCGATGAGGTGCGGGTACGGCAGGTCTTGCTGAACCTGGTTTCAAATGCCTGTAAGTTTACGCATGCAGGTGAGATTGCCGTTGGTGCTCGTGTCGATACCAATGAGATTGTGCTTTGGGTGCGTGATACCGGTATCGGCATCGCACCGGCAGATCAAGAGCGTATCTTCCAGCAATTTGAGCAGATCGAAAATGCCGACACTCGCCAGCATGCCGGTACCGGGCTTGGTCTCTCGATCTGCCGCTGGTTAGTTGAACTGCACGGTGGTCGGATGTGGGTAGAGAGTGAATTGGGTAAAGGCAGCATCTTCTTCTTCTCGCTACCGCGGACACGGGCCGGTAGTGAACCGGCGTAA
- a CDS encoding carbohydrate ABC transporter permease, with product MMTTNELEQSFPSTVTRRRSLPLSLLMWRIAGYLALIGAVLIIGLPVYWTVMAAFKETREIYSLPVTWWPANPTLNNFPAAWQAAPFGRYYLNSFITTFFGAALEVTLALFSAYALAYLRFPRKDLVFLLLLAALMIPVEITIVPNYLTIARLGWINTYQGIIIPGAAIAYGTFLLRQSFLAIPHEILEAARVDGAGHLRILFSVVAPIAQPAIVTMALLSVVSKWNEFLWPLIVTNTTDMRTLPIGVFWLRNSEGFANWGVVMAGSLFLIVPVLIAFLFAQRAIVEGMTAGAVKG from the coding sequence ATGATGACAACGAACGAACTCGAGCAATCATTTCCATCAACTGTTACCCGCCGGCGCTCGCTGCCGCTCTCGCTGCTGATGTGGCGTATCGCCGGTTACCTTGCCCTGATCGGCGCGGTGCTGATCATTGGCTTGCCGGTCTACTGGACCGTGATGGCAGCATTTAAAGAGACCCGCGAGATTTACTCGTTGCCAGTAACGTGGTGGCCGGCAAATCCGACGCTCAACAACTTTCCGGCGGCATGGCAGGCTGCTCCATTTGGCCGGTATTACCTGAACAGCTTCATTACCACCTTCTTCGGCGCTGCCCTCGAAGTCACCCTTGCCCTCTTCTCGGCCTATGCGCTGGCCTATCTGCGGTTTCCGCGCAAAGACCTGGTCTTCCTGCTCCTGCTGGCGGCGCTGATGATCCCGGTCGAGATCACGATTGTGCCGAACTATCTGACCATTGCCCGCCTCGGCTGGATTAACACCTATCAGGGCATCATCATTCCGGGGGCTGCCATCGCTTACGGAACCTTCTTGCTACGGCAGTCATTTCTGGCAATACCTCATGAAATCCTCGAAGCGGCACGAGTCGATGGTGCCGGCCACCTGCGCATCCTCTTCAGCGTAGTCGCCCCCATCGCTCAGCCTGCCATCGTAACGATGGCCCTGCTCTCAGTAGTAAGCAAGTGGAATGAATTTCTCTGGCCGCTCATTGTGACGAACACGACCGATATGCGCACATTACCGATTGGTGTCTTCTGGTTGCGTAACAGCGAGGGGTTCGCCAATTGGGGTGTCGTCATGGCCGGTTCGCTCTTTCTCATCGTACCGGTACTGATCGCCTTTCTGTTCGCCCAACGGGCAATTGTTGAAGGGATGACTGCCGGTGCGGTGAAGGGTTGA
- a CDS encoding substrate-binding domain-containing protein, whose protein sequence is MRSISRTIAGVYLLATALLAITTVIWGPIGWAPLPLPTAAPPIQIDVAMSSEKEAWIRSALERFAQTNPTINGRRIEVRLRVSGSRELIDAIGQGYQPTIISPSSSIQLVELQQQYPDLLRDPASPLALTPIVALMRDAPSTNGITNPWQLWQRQLPDQINQLKLGISSPVQSNGGLQSLIILAAQYHQTASLTVDQVRDEGFRDWLRQISTRVPNWPDSTGTLTTDFIIRPGVYDIITTYENLALQAFRQGEGRGLRLRVYYPAATLLSDHPYVVLSAPWVDGNERAAAILLRDFLRSPAEQTIAMREYGFRPVIPQVTINFDDTSSLFGRYRERDLGVQLDITAQLQLPPPEVVEELIATWQEVRRP, encoded by the coding sequence ATGCGCAGCATCTCTCGTACAATTGCCGGTGTATATCTTCTGGCGACTGCTCTGCTGGCGATCACCACTGTTATATGGGGTCCAATTGGTTGGGCACCGCTACCGTTACCCACCGCCGCACCACCGATTCAGATCGATGTGGCAATGAGTTCCGAGAAGGAGGCATGGATTCGTAGTGCGCTTGAACGCTTTGCCCAAACGAACCCGACGATCAACGGACGGCGCATCGAGGTACGTTTGCGAGTATCCGGTTCGCGAGAGTTGATTGACGCAATCGGGCAGGGGTACCAGCCAACGATTATCAGTCCGTCGAGTAGCATTCAGTTAGTTGAGCTGCAACAGCAGTATCCCGATCTCTTGCGTGACCCGGCCTCGCCACTGGCACTCACCCCAATAGTGGCGCTGATGCGTGATGCCCCTTCGACAAATGGCATTACCAATCCCTGGCAACTCTGGCAACGTCAACTTCCTGATCAAATAAACCAGCTTAAGCTCGGCATCTCCTCGCCGGTGCAGAGTAATGGTGGATTGCAGTCCCTGATCATTCTGGCTGCACAGTACCACCAAACTGCCAGCCTGACGGTTGATCAGGTGCGTGATGAAGGCTTCCGGGACTGGCTCCGTCAGATCAGTACTCGTGTTCCCAACTGGCCAGACAGTACCGGTACACTGACGACCGATTTCATTATTCGCCCCGGCGTGTACGACATCATTACGACCTACGAAAATCTGGCGCTTCAGGCGTTTCGGCAAGGAGAAGGGCGCGGTTTGCGGTTGCGTGTCTACTACCCGGCGGCAACGTTACTGAGCGATCATCCCTACGTTGTTCTGAGTGCGCCGTGGGTAGATGGTAACGAGCGCGCAGCAGCAATCCTGCTGCGCGATTTTCTCCGCAGTCCGGCAGAACAGACGATTGCCATGCGTGAATACGGTTTTCGTCCGGTCATTCCCCAGGTGACGATCAATTTCGACGATACCTCGTCGCTCTTTGGTCGTTACCGCGAACGCGATCTGGGCGTACAGCTCGATATTACCGCTCAGCTTCAGCTTCCTCCACCGGAGGTCGTCGAGGAGCTGATTGCGACATGGCAAGAAGTCAGGAGACCTTAG
- a CDS encoding carbohydrate ABC transporter permease: MATHMPKQERHPNTLRREHREWLLFALFIGPNLFLFTIFTYWPLIYNVYLSMVRWDFLRPTMPFVGLQNYIAAFSDLRFWNIIWQTATFTVWSVGLTLVLGLLLALLLNQPLRYRNTARAVVFAPVVISGAVVAVVWSYIFDPRYGLIDQLLGFFGLDSPNWLADSFWAMPAVIIVYVWKNIGYAVVIYLAGLQNIPRELYDAARVDGAGAWERFWNVTLPGLSPVAFFLSVTSVLTCFQAFDIIRVLTDGGPADATTTLIFHLYELGFVSYDAGKAGVVAVVLFLIMLALTIVQIRYLERQVTYG; encoded by the coding sequence ATGGCCACGCACATGCCCAAACAAGAGCGCCATCCCAACACGTTGCGGCGCGAACATCGTGAATGGTTGCTATTTGCGCTATTCATTGGCCCTAATCTGTTTCTCTTCACCATTTTTACCTACTGGCCGCTCATCTACAACGTCTATCTGAGCATGGTGCGGTGGGATTTTCTTCGCCCCACAATGCCATTCGTCGGCCTCCAAAATTACATCGCTGCCTTCAGTGATCTGCGGTTCTGGAACATTATCTGGCAAACGGCCACCTTTACCGTCTGGTCGGTCGGTCTGACCCTCGTTCTGGGCCTGCTTCTGGCTCTGCTGCTCAACCAGCCGCTGCGCTATCGCAACACCGCTCGTGCGGTCGTTTTCGCGCCGGTCGTGATTTCGGGTGCGGTGGTGGCTGTGGTTTGGAGCTATATCTTCGATCCGCGATACGGGCTGATCGATCAACTCCTCGGCTTCTTTGGCCTCGACTCGCCCAACTGGCTGGCCGACTCATTCTGGGCAATGCCTGCCGTGATCATTGTGTATGTCTGGAAAAATATCGGCTACGCGGTTGTGATCTATCTGGCCGGCTTACAGAATATCCCGCGTGAACTGTACGATGCCGCACGGGTTGATGGTGCCGGCGCGTGGGAACGCTTCTGGAATGTCACGCTTCCCGGACTCTCACCGGTTGCCTTTTTCCTCTCGGTGACCAGTGTGCTGACCTGTTTCCAGGCGTTCGATATTATCCGTGTGCTCACAGATGGCGGCCCTGCGGATGCTACAACGACCCTGATCTTCCACCTCTACGAGCTGGGCTTTGTCTCTTACGATGCGGGTAAAGCCGGAGTCGTTGCGGTTGTGTTGTTCCTGATCATGCTTGCACTGACCATTGTGCAGATTCGATACCTCGAACGACAGGTGACATACGGATAA
- a CDS encoding response regulator, translating into MARILLVDDVYTARSMFERVLRHVGRHEVLSVGSGAEALAKVREFAPEIIILDISMADRDGLMVLHDLRAMGITCPIIAHTARTEKTPGEFVAQGFDAYVPKTGNLTNLLSTVRDLLGR; encoded by the coding sequence ATGGCCCGAATTCTCCTTGTCGATGATGTCTACACGGCCCGTTCGATGTTTGAGCGAGTGCTCCGTCACGTTGGACGTCACGAGGTGCTTTCGGTTGGAAGTGGAGCTGAGGCGCTGGCAAAGGTGCGTGAGTTTGCGCCTGAGATCATCATTCTCGACATCAGTATGGCTGATCGGGATGGGTTGATGGTCTTACACGATCTGCGGGCCATGGGGATTACCTGCCCGATCATCGCGCATACCGCTCGCACTGAAAAGACGCCGGGTGAGTTCGTGGCCCAGGGCTTCGATGCCTATGTGCCGAAGACGGGTAATCTGACCAATCTGTTGAGTACGGTGCGTGATCTCCTGGGGCGTTGA
- the dapB gene encoding 4-hydroxy-tetrahydrodipicolinate reductase: MTIRVCLAGATGWAGSALARAIAQTDDIVLSAALSRRAAGQSLADVLGEPRLTCPVYATAAEALTQPCDVFFEYTRPDVAKANVLTALQHGCHVVIGTSGLSDDDYREIDAVATAQQRGVLAAGNFALTAVLLQRFASIAARYIEQWEIIDYARDSKPDAPSGTARELAARLGQIRSSHLSVPLEQTQGVPATRGARLNGMQVHSVRLPGYTIGLEIIFGMPDQRLSIRHDAGASAEPYVAGALLAIRRVGKLVGLHRGLDSVLEL, from the coding sequence ATGACGATTCGGGTGTGCCTGGCGGGTGCGACCGGATGGGCCGGTTCGGCACTTGCCCGTGCGATTGCGCAAACTGACGATATTGTGCTGAGTGCTGCGCTAAGCCGCCGCGCTGCCGGGCAGTCGCTGGCCGATGTGTTGGGTGAACCACGACTGACGTGTCCTGTCTACGCGACCGCTGCTGAAGCATTGACGCAGCCGTGTGATGTCTTTTTCGAGTATACCCGTCCTGACGTTGCGAAAGCCAATGTCTTGACCGCCCTGCAACACGGATGTCACGTGGTGATTGGTACTTCGGGGCTGAGTGATGACGACTATCGCGAGATTGATGCAGTGGCAACAGCGCAGCAACGGGGCGTGCTGGCAGCAGGCAACTTTGCTTTGACTGCCGTCTTGCTGCAACGGTTTGCCAGTATTGCTGCCCGCTACATCGAACAGTGGGAGATCATCGATTATGCCCGCGATAGCAAACCGGACGCACCGAGCGGGACAGCGCGTGAACTGGCTGCCAGGCTGGGGCAGATTCGCTCGTCGCATCTGAGCGTACCGCTTGAGCAAACCCAGGGTGTTCCGGCAACCCGTGGTGCCCGCCTAAACGGCATGCAAGTGCATTCGGTGCGTCTACCGGGCTACACAATCGGGCTGGAAATCATCTTTGGCATGCCCGACCAGCGGCTGAGCATTCGCCATGATGCCGGTGCCAGTGCCGAACCCTATGTCGCCGGAGCACTGTTGGCCATCCGGCGCGTGGGGAAACTGGTTGGTCTGCATCGGGGACTTGATAGTGTCTTAGAGCTGTAG
- a CDS encoding VWA domain-containing protein, with the protein MAMRRHTLMTILLLLMFTLSGCGDLLPVGIGDANAVTITIAYSPEKEKWLTEQIARFNEQRVIVNDRRVVVEGINKSSGAARTEIKNGTLQVTVWSPSASTWLEVLKQETGNQNVAISNKPLVLTPVVIAMWKPMAEAMGWPNRPIGWKDILDLTNDPQGWGRFGHPEWGRFSWGHTDPEISTTALSTLIAEFYAATGKREGLTVADVQSEQATAFIRQLGRSIKHYGYNTLIFSENMKKFGMSYISAFPMEEITLIDFNKFDPPPTPLVAIYPAEGTFWHDNPFIVMASTSADEQAAAERFYEFLLSEESQRAAMQYGFRPANPNVPLTDPISPAFGADPQGVQTVLAVPSAEVIVAVKDSWKLNRKRADILLVVDTSGSMEGDKMTMVKAGIETFLMRILPEDRLGLITFDSQARLVVPMAPLSENRIDLQIAVQEMRASGRTALFDALDLARQTLEALPPAEDDRIRAIVLLSDGADNASRLTLEEVRRQFDESGITIFPVAYGSDADRQVLDAIAEFSRTIVVVGDSGDIAQIFENLSRYF; encoded by the coding sequence ATGGCAATGCGTCGTCATACGCTTATGACTATACTGTTGCTGTTGATGTTCACACTGAGCGGTTGCGGTGATCTCTTGCCGGTAGGTATAGGTGATGCCAATGCCGTTACCATCACCATTGCCTACAGCCCGGAGAAAGAGAAGTGGCTGACCGAACAGATTGCCCGTTTTAACGAGCAGCGGGTCATCGTTAATGATCGACGTGTTGTAGTTGAGGGTATCAACAAATCATCGGGTGCCGCCCGGACTGAGATCAAGAATGGCACGCTGCAAGTAACGGTCTGGAGTCCGTCGGCCAGCACCTGGCTGGAAGTGTTGAAGCAAGAGACCGGCAACCAGAATGTTGCCATCTCGAACAAGCCGCTGGTGCTGACACCGGTGGTGATTGCGATGTGGAAGCCGATGGCAGAGGCCATGGGCTGGCCGAACCGTCCGATTGGTTGGAAAGACATTCTCGATCTGACGAACGATCCGCAGGGTTGGGGGCGCTTCGGGCACCCGGAATGGGGGCGCTTCTCGTGGGGGCACACCGATCCCGAAATCAGCACCACGGCGCTCAGCACATTGATTGCCGAATTTTATGCTGCCACCGGCAAGCGCGAGGGGTTGACCGTTGCCGACGTGCAGAGCGAGCAGGCGACCGCCTTCATCCGTCAGTTGGGACGCAGCATCAAACATTACGGCTACAACACGCTGATCTTCAGCGAAAACATGAAGAAGTTCGGCATGAGCTACATCTCGGCCTTTCCGATGGAAGAGATTACGCTCATCGACTTTAACAAATTCGATCCACCCCCGACACCACTGGTCGCTATCTATCCAGCCGAAGGTACCTTCTGGCACGACAACCCATTCATCGTTATGGCAAGTACCAGCGCCGATGAACAGGCTGCTGCCGAACGTTTCTACGAGTTTCTACTCAGTGAAGAGAGTCAGCGGGCGGCGATGCAATATGGCTTTCGTCCGGCCAATCCCAACGTTCCGCTAACCGATCCGATCAGCCCGGCGTTCGGTGCCGATCCGCAGGGTGTCCAGACAGTGCTGGCCGTGCCATCTGCCGAGGTGATCGTCGCCGTCAAAGACTCGTGGAAACTCAATCGCAAGCGGGCCGATATTCTGCTGGTAGTAGACACCTCCGGCTCGATGGAAGGTGATAAGATGACGATGGTGAAGGCAGGGATTGAGACCTTCCTGATGCGAATCTTGCCCGAAGACCGGCTGGGGCTGATTACGTTCGACTCGCAGGCGCGGCTGGTGGTTCCCATGGCCCCGCTGAGTGAAAATCGGATTGACTTGCAGATCGCCGTTCAGGAGATGCGTGCCTCTGGGCGTACCGCCTTGTTTGATGCCCTCGACCTGGCACGGCAGACGTTAGAGGCGTTACCGCCGGCTGAGGATGACCGGATTCGGGCAATTGTGCTGCTCTCTGATGGTGCCGATAATGCCAGCCGGTTGACACTTGAGGAGGTTCGGCGCCAGTTTGACGAGAGCGGTATCACGATCTTTCCGGTTGCCTATGGCAGCGATGCTGACCGTCAGGTACTCGATGCGATTGCCGAATTTTCCCGTACTATCGTTGTGGTTGGTGATTCGGGTGATATTGCCCAAATCTTTGAGAACTTGAGTCGCTACTTCTAA
- a CDS encoding DinB family protein encodes MDVSVLTQKLSDNARRIQVLLAGASLEQARWKPQPAMWSMLEVIGHLADEEQYDFRVRLDYTLHRPGERWPPIDPEGWVIAHRYNEGDLTTTLERFLTARAESIQWLRGLHQPDWNATYTAPFGVIRAGDLLAAWVAHDLLHLRQLVELHWACLAQDVVPYQTIYAGEW; translated from the coding sequence GTGGATGTGTCGGTGCTGACGCAGAAACTCAGTGATAATGCCAGACGGATACAGGTATTGCTTGCAGGGGCATCGCTCGAACAGGCGCGTTGGAAGCCGCAACCTGCAATGTGGTCGATGCTCGAAGTGATTGGTCATCTGGCCGATGAGGAGCAATACGATTTTCGGGTGCGCCTCGACTACACACTCCACCGTCCGGGAGAACGCTGGCCACCGATTGATCCAGAGGGTTGGGTGATAGCTCATCGCTACAACGAAGGCGATCTTACTACGACCCTGGAGCGCTTCCTTACAGCTCGTGCCGAGTCGATCCAATGGTTGCGTGGCCTGCACCAACCTGACTGGAACGCAACCTACACTGCACCATTTGGTGTCATACGTGCGGGTGATTTGCTGGCAGCCTGGGTAGCCCACGATCTGCTGCATCTCCGTCAGTTGGTCGAGCTGCACTGGGCCTGTCTGGCGCAAGACGTTGTTCCTTATCAGACGATCTACGCCGGTGAGTGGTGA
- a CDS encoding Crp/Fnr family transcriptional regulator — protein MLQPHEMHLAGDLLDFLRDPSTAIARDFATQATLMRIASGATVFAEGDECSFFAILADGQIRVFKIGETGREITLYRFGRGESCILTTSCVLSNHQFPAIAVVEREATAFLVGQAIFRDWIERYSAWRDYVFQLLSRRLASVMAIIDEIAFRRVDVRLAAFLLRQAVGDPPTLNLTHQQIAAELGTSREVVSRILADFSEEGLISSSRGQITVCDRTRLYQRSEAR, from the coding sequence ATGTTGCAACCGCACGAAATGCATCTGGCGGGTGATCTATTAGACTTCTTGCGCGATCCATCTACTGCCATTGCCCGCGATTTTGCTACGCAGGCGACACTCATGCGTATCGCAAGCGGTGCAACCGTTTTTGCCGAAGGCGATGAGTGTAGCTTTTTTGCGATTCTTGCCGATGGTCAGATTCGGGTGTTCAAAATTGGCGAAACCGGACGGGAGATTACGCTCTATCGGTTTGGTCGTGGTGAGAGCTGCATTCTCACTACCAGTTGTGTCTTGAGTAACCATCAGTTCCCGGCAATCGCTGTGGTTGAACGTGAGGCAACCGCCTTTCTGGTTGGTCAGGCAATCTTTCGCGATTGGATCGAGCGCTATAGCGCCTGGCGTGACTATGTCTTTCAACTGCTTTCAAGGCGGCTGGCATCGGTAATGGCAATCATTGACGAGATCGCCTTCCGACGGGTTGATGTGCGCCTGGCGGCATTTCTGCTGCGGCAGGCTGTTGGTGATCCGCCTACACTCAATCTCACCCATCAGCAAATTGCCGCCGAGCTAGGCACATCGCGCGAAGTCGTCAGTCGCATTCTGGCCGACTTCAGTGAGGAGGGGCTTATCAGCAGCAGTCGCGGGCAAATCACGGTGTGTGATCGAACGCGCCTGTATCAGCGGAGCGAAGCGCGCTGA